CGAGAGTTTCATGACGCGCGCCAACGGCGGGTTCACGTACTGCCGATAGTTTTCGAACACCTCGTTCGCCAACTCTTGCGGCGAGGCGGCGCCGTACAGGGCGTCCCGTGATTCCAACATGATCCGCTTCCTTCGCTACCCGCCTGCCTTGCTCTTCGATAACCGTCCATCCGGAGGAAACATCTTGGCAACTTCCGTATGCCAGAGTGCCACCATGGACGCGCAGCCGACGACACGCGAACTCCTCGACGCCATGCTCGATTTCCGAGCAGCGGTAGAGACACGTTTTGATGCAATAGATCGCCGTTTTGAAGGCATCGACCGCCGATTTGATGGCGTAGACCGCCGATTCGAAGGCATCGAAGCCCACCTCGCGCGGCACGACGTACAACTCGATGCGATCAGACGACACCTCGACCGGCACGACGTGCAATTCGATGCGATGGATTGCCGGCTTGGGCGAATCGAAGTGCGGATCGAAGCGGTAGAAGCTAAGCCGCGATAGTCGCTTCGGCTTCAAGCCGATCGATCGCTTCCTGAAGAACCGCTTTCGCTTCGCCGGCGCCGGCGATGCGCATGATGCGCTCGCGCAACACCGCGGCTCCCGCGATGCCTTTCAAGTACAACGCGACGTGCTTGCGCATCTGGGGAACCGCGCGCGATTCGCCTTGCTCCTCCACCATACGGTCGTAGTGTTCGATGCAGAAGCGTAAACGATCCGCCGCCGGCGGCGTCGGCTGCGCGGCGCGGCCCTCCATGAGGTCGCGAATCTGCGAGATGAGCCAGGGGTTGCCGAGCGTCGCGCGCCCGAGCATGATCGCATCGACGCCGCTCGCGCGCATGCGCTCCATCGCCAGATGCGCGTCGTCGAGATCGCCGTTACCGATTACCGGAATATCGATCGCCGCCTTGAGGCGCGCGATATGCTCCCAATCGGCGCTGCCTTTGTAAAACTGGCGCGCCGTGCGTGCATGCAGTGTTACCGCTTGCACGCCGACGCGCTGCGCGCGCTGCGCGACGTCGATATAGACCAGGTCCGTTTCGGTCCAACCCAAACGCATCTTCATCGTGACCGGGCAATCGACCGCGCGCACGACCGCATCCATGATCGCTTCGCAGCGTTCGACGTCGCGCAGGCAGGCGGAGCCGCCGTTGGTTTTCGTGACCTTGGGGGCGGGGCAACCGAAGTTGATGTCGACGATGTCGGCGCCGCACTCGCGCACGACCTTTGCGGCTGCGGCCATCGCCTCTGGATCGTCGCCCCAGAGCTGCGTGGAAACGGGCTTCTCGAGGCCGTGCTGATCGATCATCTCCATCGTGCGCTTGTTCGTGTACTTCAGCGCGTTGGACGAGACGAATTCCGTCACGGTCAGGCCCAAGCCAAAGGGCTTATAGAGCGCGCGCATCGTCCGGTTGGTAACGCCGGACATCGGCGCGAGCACGAGGGGCGGCCAAATCTGGTGGCTGCCGATCTGCAGCGGGGCGACCGTGGGTGGCATGGCGCCCCCTACTATAGCACAGCCAAGGATTCGTGGAAGAGGCGTAATCCGATCATGCTCAGGTGGGGGTCGACCAGCTCGATCTGCGCCGAATGTTTGGCGATGACCTCGGCCAAACCGCCGGTGGCCACGACGCGCGCGTGCGCGCCCAGTTCCTCGCGCATGCGGCCGACCAGCGCCTCGGTCTGCCCGACGAAACCGTAGACGATCCCGGCTTGCAACGCTTCGATCGTGTTGCGACCGATCGCGCGCTCGGGCGCTTCGAGCGCGATCTGCGGGAGTTTCGCGGTGTTGCCGACCAGCGCGTCGATCGAGGTATTGATGCCCGGCGCGATCGCCACGCCCATGTATTCGCCGGCCTGCGAAATCGCCATGAAGACCGTTGCGGTACCGTAGCTAATCACGATCAGCGGGGCACCGTAGCGAGCCCGCCCGCCGATCGCGGCCGCGACCAAATCGGCGCCGACTTCCGAAGGGCGATCGGTGCGCACCGGCATCAACGTTTGTTTGTGCGCCTTTAGAAACATCGGGGTCGCGCCGAAGAACCGCTCGCACGCGCTCTCGAGAATGCGGTCGAGGTTCGGTACGACGCTAGCGATCGCGACGGCGTCGATCGCTCGGTGATCGAGCCCTTGGGTCGCGAATAATTGCGTGAAGAAGACGCCGTATTCGTCGGCCGTGCGCCGCAGCTCGGTCGTGACGCGCCACATATGCTGCACCTCGCCGCTGGGCGAAAAGCAGCCGAGTTTGGTCTCGGTGTTCCCGACGTCGATCGCTAAGAGCATCCGAGCACCTCTTCCAATGCGTCGAGCAACCGCGCGGCTAGATGCGGTTTGGTACCGGTGCCGATTTCCCGTTTATCCTTGGCGCCCCACAGCAACGTCAGCGTGCTCTGCACGAGGCCGAAGCCGCGCTCGTCGCGCACGTCGTTGAGCACGATCGCATCGAGGTGTTTGTTGCGCAACTTTTCGCGAGCGTTGGCCTCGTGGTCGTCGGTTTCGGCGGCGAACCCCACCAATTTGCTGCCGCCTTTACGTTCGCCCAGAGTCGCCAGCACGTCGGGATTGCGTTCGAAACGCACGAGCAAATCGCCATCGCTCTTCTTGAGTTTTGAAGCCGCGGTTTCGGCCGGGCGATAATCGGCGACGGCCGCCGTTGCAATCGTCCAATCGGCTCCCACCGCGTGCCGCATCGCGGCATCGAACAATTCGCGCGCGGTGGTGAACCGCACGGTCGTCACCTGCGCCGGAGGTTCGAGCAGCGTCGGCCCGAGCAGCAGCACGACCTCGGCGCCGCGGAGCGCCGCTTCGCGCGCGAGTGCTATGCCGATCGCCCCGGTGGAAGCGTTGCTCACGAAACGAATCGGATCGAAGGCTTCGCGCGTTGGGCCGGCGGTGATGGCGATGCGCTTCCCCGCAAGCGAGTTGCGGCGGCGCAACGCGCGTTCGAGCGCCTCGATCAGCCGTTCCTCGCTCGCAAGCCGTCCGGTCCCGCTCTCGCGCTCGGCCAAGAAGCCGCGTTCCGGTTCGACGATTTCGTATCCGCGCTCGCGCAATAACGCCAGGTTCGCGACCGTTGCGGGATGCTCGTACATCGCACTATTCATCGCCGGCGCGATGACGACGGGGATGCGCGCCGCGAGCACGGCCGTGGTGAGCAGATCGTCGGCGATGCCGTGCGCGAGCTTCGCGATGACGTTAGCGGTGGCGGGAGCGATGAGGATCGCTTGCGCTTCGCGAACGAGTCGTATGTGCGGAATGCGCTCCGGGGCGTCCCACAATGAGCCGAATACTGGGCGCGCGGTGAGCGATGCGAAGGTGAGCGGCGCGATAAAACGCTCCGCCGATGCCGTCAAGATGACGTCGAGCTCGACGCCGCGTTGCACCAGCGTGCTGGTAAGCGCCGCAGCTTTGTAGGCGGCGATGCCGCCGCACACGCCGAGCAAAACGCGTACGCCGTTCATAGCGACTCGATCCAAAGGTTATCGAGCAACCGGGTCGCCCCGAAGTTCGCGGCGCCGATCGCGAACGCATCCGACCGCAGGGTTTCGAGCGGCTCGAACGTTTGCGCGTCGACGATGTCGAGATAGTGTAGATGCGCGAGGGGATCGACGATCGTCTTGGCACGTTCGTATGCCTGCGCTTTGCTCGCACCCTGGGCGAGCGCATCGCGAAACGCCAGCAACGATGCGTGCAAACTCGGCGCGGCCGCGCGCTCGGCGGCACTCAAATAAGCGTTGCGGCTCGAAAGAGCCAGGCCGTCGGCCTCGCGCACCGTCGGAACGACGACCACCTGCGCATCGAAAGCGAGATCGCGCACCATGCGCCGCACGACGGCGGTTTGCTGCGCATCTTTTTGCCCGAGGTAGAGCCGGTCGGGCTTAACGAGGTGCAAAAGCTTCCCCACCACCGTAGCGACGCCGCGAAAATGGGTCGGGCGCGCCGCGCCTTCGAAGCCGGCTCCGATCGCCCCGACGTCGATGCCGGTGGAAAAACCCGGCGGATACATCGCGTCGTTCGGTGGGGCAAAGAGCACGTCGACGCCGGCATGCGCGAGTTTTTCGCGGTCGCCTTCAAAATCTCGCGGGTAGCGATCGAGATCTTCGCCGGCCGCAAACTGCAACGGGTTCACGAACACCGACGCGACGACCGCAACGCACTCTTCACGCGCGCGGCGTACGAGGGCCAGATGGCCGTCGTGCAAGGCGCCCATGGTTGGGATAAAGCCGACCGGCCGCGGCAGAATTTCAAAGAGCGCGTCGGCCTGCGCGAGGGTCGCGGCGAGTTGCATGCGGGGAGGCTACGAGACGTGGGTGACGCGCAGAACGGTGCGCCCCACGATGAAGGGGACGCCGATTCCAAGCGACGCCTCGCCGGAGACCGCGGCACCGTCGAGCTTGGTGCCGTTGCGGCTTTCGAGATCGGTCAACAGCAGGGTCTCGCCGGAGGCAAACAGCTTCGCGTGTTTGCGTGAGACGTAACGATCGAGCGCGATGCACGCCTCGGCGAGCGCGTCGTCGCGTCCGATCGTGATCTCTTGCTCGAAGGACCAGGTCTTTCCATCGAGCGGTCCGCTGAGAACTTCAAGCAGGTACATGGCAGCGTGCCCTTCTCTGGTGCGCCCGTGTGCCTCCTGGCGCCGGGCCGATTTGGTTAAGAGAAGCTAACAAAAACCCATCTTCGGACGATTATTCAAAGAGTGACCATGAACGACCGAATCGACGAGCTCCTACAGCTCATAGAGGTGGAGCCGGATGCCCTGCGGGAGGCTGAGTTCCTCCAGGCGCAGGCTATTCTCGAAACGCTCGTGGGTAAAACGGTGACCGCCGCCGAGCTACAGGACACGAGAATCGTTGTGACCACGAACGACGGAAACCGCTATTTCTTCTACGGGTTCTTGGGCGGAAAGCAAGAGTAGGGGACCGCTTGCCGCGCTAGAGCGCGTCGGTTGCTTCGGACGACGCAGTTACGAAGCGGCTGATTTCGTCGTGGTCTTGCGGGGTGTACTGGGTGAAAGCGACGCCGTGCGCGTAACTCTCGGCCGCATTGTCGTAAAACGAGAGCACGACTCGGCCGCGAACCAATAATTCGCGCTCGC
Above is a window of Candidatus Dormiibacterota bacterium DNA encoding:
- the dusB gene encoding tRNA dihydrouridine synthase DusB, translated to MPPTVAPLQIGSHQIWPPLVLAPMSGVTNRTMRALYKPFGLGLTVTEFVSSNALKYTNKRTMEMIDQHGLEKPVSTQLWGDDPEAMAAAAKVVRECGADIVDINFGCPAPKVTKTNGGSACLRDVERCEAIMDAVVRAVDCPVTMKMRLGWTETDLVYIDVAQRAQRVGVQAVTLHARTARQFYKGSADWEHIARLKAAIDIPVIGNGDLDDAHLAMERMRASGVDAIMLGRATLGNPWLISQIRDLMEGRAAQPTPPAADRLRFCIEHYDRMVEEQGESRAVPQMRKHVALYLKGIAGAAVLRERIMRIAGAGEAKAVLQEAIDRLEAEATIAA
- a CDS encoding type III pantothenate kinase: MLLAIDVGNTETKLGCFSPSGEVQHMWRVTTELRRTADEYGVFFTQLFATQGLDHRAIDAVAIASVVPNLDRILESACERFFGATPMFLKAHKQTLMPVRTDRPSEVGADLVAAAIGGRARYGAPLIVISYGTATVFMAISQAGEYMGVAIAPGINTSIDALVGNTAKLPQIALEAPERAIGRNTIEALQAGIVYGFVGQTEALVGRMREELGAHARVVATGGLAEVIAKHSAQIELVDPHLSMIGLRLFHESLAVL
- the coaBC gene encoding bifunctional phosphopantothenoylcysteine decarboxylase/phosphopantothenate--cysteine ligase CoaBC, translated to MNGVRVLLGVCGGIAAYKAAALTSTLVQRGVELDVILTASAERFIAPLTFASLTARPVFGSLWDAPERIPHIRLVREAQAILIAPATANVIAKLAHGIADDLLTTAVLAARIPVVIAPAMNSAMYEHPATVANLALLRERGYEIVEPERGFLAERESGTGRLASEERLIEALERALRRRNSLAGKRIAITAGPTREAFDPIRFVSNASTGAIGIALAREAALRGAEVVLLLGPTLLEPPAQVTTVRFTTARELFDAAMRHAVGADWTIATAAVADYRPAETAASKLKKSDGDLLVRFERNPDVLATLGERKGGSKLVGFAAETDDHEANAREKLRNKHLDAIVLNDVRDERGFGLVQSTLTLLWGAKDKREIGTGTKPHLAARLLDALEEVLGCS
- the panC gene encoding pantoate--beta-alanine ligase, with translation MQLAATLAQADALFEILPRPVGFIPTMGALHDGHLALVRRAREECVAVVASVFVNPLQFAAGEDLDRYPRDFEGDREKLAHAGVDVLFAPPNDAMYPPGFSTGIDVGAIGAGFEGAARPTHFRGVATVVGKLLHLVKPDRLYLGQKDAQQTAVVRRMVRDLAFDAQVVVVPTVREADGLALSSRNAYLSAAERAAAPSLHASLLAFRDALAQGASKAQAYERAKTIVDPLAHLHYLDIVDAQTFEPLETLRSDAFAIGAANFGATRLLDNLWIESL
- a CDS encoding FHA domain-containing protein, producing MYLLEVLSGPLDGKTWSFEQEITIGRDDALAEACIALDRYVSRKHAKLFASGETLLLTDLESRNGTKLDGAAVSGEASLGIGVPFIVGRTVLRVTHVS